In Pseudoduganella albidiflava, a single window of DNA contains:
- a CDS encoding alpha/beta fold hydrolase — MNAPTANDEVTTVPGATQVHYRTMEVDGVDLFYREAGAPDAPAVLLLHGFGASSYMFRALIPQLAGRYHVIAPDLPGFGQTSVPEGFAWTFDNLAAVIDAFTRARGLERYAIYVFDYGAPVGWRLAVSNPERITAIVSQNGNGYEEGLSKGWAPMRRAWAEPTPANREALRAFNTLDLLRWQYVEGVKDVSLVAPETWQLAHAAIERIGVDAQMDLLVDYGSNIAHYPQLHAFLRRYQPPMLAIWGRNDPFFLPAGAEAFRRDNGKAEVRFVDSGHFAIETHGAEIGAAMLAFLDRSIAR, encoded by the coding sequence ATGAATGCCCCGACCGCCAATGACGAAGTCACTACCGTGCCAGGCGCCACGCAAGTCCATTACCGCACCATGGAAGTCGACGGTGTCGACCTGTTCTACCGCGAGGCCGGCGCGCCGGATGCCCCGGCCGTGCTGCTGTTGCACGGCTTCGGCGCTTCCTCGTACATGTTCCGCGCACTGATCCCGCAACTGGCCGGCCGCTACCACGTGATCGCGCCGGACCTGCCGGGCTTCGGGCAGACCAGCGTGCCGGAGGGATTTGCCTGGACATTCGACAACCTGGCCGCGGTGATCGACGCGTTCACCCGCGCCAGGGGCCTGGAGCGCTACGCCATCTACGTGTTCGACTACGGCGCCCCGGTCGGCTGGCGCCTGGCGGTGAGCAACCCGGAACGGATCACCGCGATCGTGAGCCAGAACGGCAATGGCTATGAGGAGGGACTGAGCAAGGGCTGGGCGCCCATGCGCCGGGCCTGGGCCGAGCCGACGCCGGCCAACCGCGAAGCCCTGCGCGCTTTCAACACGCTGGACCTGCTGCGCTGGCAGTACGTGGAGGGAGTGAAGGATGTGTCGCTGGTCGCGCCGGAAACCTGGCAACTGGCCCACGCGGCGATCGAGCGCATCGGCGTCGACGCGCAGATGGACTTGCTGGTCGACTATGGCAGCAACATCGCGCACTACCCGCAGCTGCACGCCTTCCTGCGGCGCTACCAGCCGCCCATGCTGGCGATCTGGGGCCGCAACGATCCGTTCTTCCTCCCGGCCGGCGCCGAAGCATTCCGGCGCGATAACGGCAAAGCCGAGGTGCGCTTCGTCGATTCGGGCCACTTCGCCATCGAGACGCATGGCGCGGAGATCGGCGCGGCCATGCTGGCGTTCCTGGACCGCAGTATCGCGCGCTGA
- a CDS encoding methyl-accepting chemotaxis protein, with protein sequence MRHLSIKQAFIATFLLTLLLAAATLWALLRVSDKQASATAASQARYQSYLLADELRQSSDDLTRLARTYVVSGDASYERQYMEILDIRNGSKPRPENYERIYWDFVAGGLPVPPTSGKTVSLQDLMKQAGFTEQEFGKLRQAQANSDGLVKTEVIAMNAVKGRFDDGKGGFTREGEPDMEMARRIMHDTTYHQNKARIMQPLNEFLAMLDARTSASVAQAESETRTAFAMAVVLLALSVGGTVLCLLLVYRYIARNLASATATAARIAQGDLTEEIPVAHDDEVGILMRAIATINGNLAGMIGQIHASTDEMAVATGEIARGNADLSARTESQASSLQETASSMESLTHAVQRNANDAGEANRLAANASAIAAQGGEVVSKVVGTMGAIRESSTRIGNITSVIDGIAFQTNILALNAAVEAARAGEQGRGFAVVASEVRNLAQRSAAAAREIKELIGDSAGTVEQGARMVDEAGKTMGQVVDAVRQLESIMAGITSASAEQSTGIQEISRAVTMMDDITQQNAALVEQAAAAAESLRQQAAGLSQAVGSFQLREIPAARPRGAGQRDLLLAH encoded by the coding sequence GCTGCGACGCTGTGGGCGCTGCTGCGCGTTTCCGACAAACAGGCCTCGGCCACGGCGGCCAGCCAGGCCCGCTACCAGTCCTACCTGCTGGCCGACGAACTGCGGCAAAGCTCCGACGACCTGACGCGCCTGGCGCGCACCTACGTGGTGTCCGGCGATGCGTCGTACGAGCGGCAATACATGGAGATCCTCGACATCCGCAACGGCAGCAAGCCGCGGCCGGAAAACTACGAGCGCATCTACTGGGACTTCGTGGCCGGCGGCCTGCCGGTTCCGCCGACGTCAGGGAAGACCGTCTCGCTGCAGGACCTGATGAAGCAGGCCGGCTTCACCGAGCAGGAGTTCGGCAAGCTGCGGCAAGCCCAGGCCAATTCCGATGGCCTGGTCAAGACCGAAGTGATCGCGATGAATGCCGTGAAGGGCCGCTTCGACGATGGCAAGGGCGGTTTCACGCGCGAAGGCGAGCCGGACATGGAGATGGCGCGCCGCATCATGCACGACACCACCTACCACCAGAACAAGGCGCGCATCATGCAGCCCCTGAATGAATTCCTGGCCATGCTCGATGCCCGCACGTCGGCATCGGTGGCCCAGGCGGAAAGCGAAACGCGCACCGCTTTCGCCATGGCGGTGGTGCTGCTGGCCCTGTCGGTGGGCGGCACCGTGCTGTGCCTGCTGCTGGTGTACCGCTATATCGCACGCAACCTGGCCAGCGCCACGGCCACCGCCGCGCGGATCGCGCAGGGCGACCTGACCGAGGAGATCCCCGTCGCGCACGACGATGAAGTGGGTATCCTGATGCGCGCCATCGCCACCATCAACGGCAACCTGGCCGGCATGATCGGCCAGATCCACGCCAGCACCGATGAAATGGCGGTGGCCACCGGCGAGATCGCGCGCGGCAATGCCGACCTGTCGGCCCGTACCGAATCGCAGGCCAGCTCGCTGCAGGAAACCGCCAGCTCGATGGAATCGCTGACCCACGCGGTGCAGCGCAACGCCAACGACGCCGGCGAGGCGAACCGGCTTGCCGCCAACGCCTCGGCCATTGCCGCACAAGGTGGCGAGGTGGTGTCGAAGGTGGTCGGCACGATGGGCGCGATCCGCGAAAGCTCCACGCGCATCGGCAACATCACCAGCGTGATCGACGGCATTGCCTTCCAGACCAATATCCTGGCGCTGAATGCGGCGGTGGAAGCGGCCCGCGCGGGCGAACAGGGCCGCGGTTTCGCCGTGGTGGCCTCCGAAGTGCGCAACCTGGCGCAGCGCAGCGCCGCGGCGGCGCGCGAGATCAAGGAACTGATCGGCGATTCGGCGGGCACGGTGGAGCAGGGCGCGCGCATGGTCGACGAGGCGGGCAAGACGATGGGGCAGGTGGTTGATGCGGTGCGCCAGCTGGAAAGCATCATGGCCGGCATCACCAGCGCCAGCGCCGAGCAGAGCACGGGCATCCAGGAAATCAGCCGCGCCGTCACGATGATGGACGATATCACCCAGCAGAACGCAGCCCTCGTCGAACAGGCCGCGGCCGCCGCCGAAAGCCTGCGCCAGCAGGCGGCCGGCCTGTCGCAGGCGGTCGGCAGCTTCCAGCTGCGCGAGATCCCTGCGGCGCGCCCGAGGGGAGCCGGTCAGCGCGACCTGCTGCTGGCGCACTGA
- a CDS encoding CGNR zinc finger domain-containing protein — protein MTNADTGRTVDPAGPPLLADHLALDLLNTEARADGAAVEFWHTGDDVLRWLARQGIVPAPGAPVDPAALLAQARALRALARELVGRHKEGKPADAGALNAYLHAYLSAPHLARDREGRLVLGRVPRGDTIAALLGPVAEAVAQLLADGDFALVRQCEHPDCVLWFYDRTKAHKRRWCSMALCGNRHKAAQFRKKASQGAAA, from the coding sequence ATGACGAATGCCGACACCGGCCGCACCGTTGATCCAGCCGGGCCGCCGCTGCTGGCCGATCACCTGGCACTGGACCTGCTCAATACCGAAGCCCGCGCCGATGGCGCAGCCGTCGAGTTCTGGCACACGGGCGACGACGTGCTGCGCTGGCTGGCGCGGCAGGGCATCGTTCCGGCGCCGGGCGCCCCGGTCGATCCGGCCGCGCTGCTGGCGCAGGCACGCGCGTTGCGCGCGCTGGCGCGCGAACTGGTCGGCCGGCACAAGGAAGGCAAGCCGGCCGATGCTGGCGCCTTGAACGCCTACCTGCACGCCTATCTCAGCGCGCCGCACCTGGCGCGGGACCGCGAAGGCCGGCTGGTACTGGGCCGCGTGCCGCGCGGCGACACCATCGCGGCGCTGCTGGGCCCCGTGGCCGAGGCGGTGGCGCAACTGCTGGCGGACGGCGACTTCGCCCTGGTCCGGCAATGCGAGCACCCGGACTGCGTGCTGTGGTTCTACGACCGCACCAAGGCGCACAAGCGCCGCTGGTGCAGCATGGCGCTGTGCGGCAACCGCCACAAGGCAGCCCAGTTCAGGAAGAAAGCCAGCCAGGGGGCCGCCGCATGA
- a CDS encoding TlpA disulfide reductase family protein — protein MSTATSVTTSTDLGTLALGPLVFSTHVLLVLLAILLATGVAGWFHRRRGVDAGPLVWKMIIAGFVCARLVFVLKHRDIYAAAPWTAFDIRDGGFEPALGLVAACVIGAEVARRSDALRRPLLASVLAGLALWGGGTLALQAMAPAHAPLPDVTVRQLDGTEIALARFAGKPLVVNLWATWCPPCRREMPALHAAQAANPDIAFVFVNQRESADTVRRFLAGQGLRLQNVVTDPAGRLATATGSAAYPTTLFYDGAGRLVLRHAGELSAATLRDKLERIR, from the coding sequence ATGAGTACAGCCACAAGCGTAACCACGAGCACGGACCTGGGCACACTCGCGCTGGGCCCGCTGGTGTTCTCCACCCACGTGCTGCTCGTATTGCTGGCCATCCTGCTGGCGACCGGCGTGGCGGGCTGGTTCCACCGCCGGCGCGGCGTGGATGCCGGCCCGCTGGTGTGGAAAATGATCATTGCCGGCTTTGTCTGCGCGCGGCTGGTGTTCGTGTTGAAGCACCGCGACATCTATGCCGCCGCGCCATGGACCGCGTTCGACATCCGCGATGGCGGCTTCGAACCGGCGCTCGGCCTGGTCGCCGCCTGCGTCATCGGCGCGGAGGTGGCAAGGCGCAGCGACGCCTTGCGGCGCCCGCTGCTGGCATCGGTGCTGGCCGGGCTGGCGCTGTGGGGCGGCGGCACGCTGGCGCTGCAGGCCATGGCGCCGGCACATGCGCCGCTGCCCGACGTCACGGTGCGCCAGCTCGACGGCACCGAGATCGCCCTGGCGCGCTTTGCCGGCAAGCCGCTGGTGGTGAACCTGTGGGCCACGTGGTGCCCGCCATGCCGGCGCGAAATGCCGGCGCTGCACGCCGCGCAGGCGGCCAATCCGGACATCGCCTTCGTGTTCGTCAACCAGCGCGAATCGGCCGACACGGTGCGGCGTTTCCTGGCGGGCCAGGGTCTGCGCTTGCAGAACGTGGTCACCGATCCGGCCGGGCGGCTGGCCACCGCCACCGGCTCGGCGGCCTATCCCACCACGCTGTTCTACGACGGTGCCGGGCGGCTGGTGCTGCGCCACGCCGGCGAGCTGTCGGCGGCCACGCTGCGCGACAAGCTGGAACGGATCCGCTGA